From the Hippocampus zosterae strain Florida chromosome 13, ASM2543408v3, whole genome shotgun sequence genome, the window GCAAGTCCAAACACATCGTTGACATGTGTTGAGTCAATGTGCGGCCAGTGTACGGCTCCCCACAATAATAAGAGCCACCGTTTGgatcagaagaagaagaagaagaaacttgAGAAAGGAGGTCTTTGATCTGGAACTTTAACATGGGTGCCGTGGCCGCTCTGCCTTGGGGGCACTGAACGCACCAAATTTGATTCTTAAATGTATTATCGAAAAGAAATTTCTCCACATTGACTCAAATTTGGCAATTCTAACCGAAGCGAGCATCCATTGGCGTGTGGCACTTTGTTTTACCGCTCGAAGGAGCAGTTACGAGTCCGGTCCGGCGAATTATCAAACGACGCGATATCCTGGCAACGGACGGCCAACCTTTCCCATCGGGAGATTGGGATTGCTCCATGAACTTAGTCTGCCCACCAATTTTTGTCATCGGCTTCTAGGGCGCTCCATCCCGATgaactctgcctagcaacaagtgccatttctttcattggcttcatttttgtttcaatcGTTGAGCTTTGTgaactctgcctagcaacaagcggctcattttttttttccctcttgtgACGAAAACAAGACAATGACATTCGGCCATGTACTTGGAGCACAATAATGAGCATGTTTGCGCACAAGATGgcggtttgggatattttaacaAGGTGTCGCTCAGGGCCGATTGGGGGGAGGTGAGGACGCAGAAAGTCAGCCTGGCTTGAAAACCGACTTCATTAGGAATCCTAACTCGAAGCCCGAGCCGCATCTTAAAAACCTTTCTTCATaccctatctatctatcaatttttttggggggggggtatacaaCCTTTTGTCTTGAGAgaatccattcttttttttaaaaaaaacatttttttcagaaaaatacttttgttaatgtagatttttttttaaacatatttttttcagaaaatttGCCGCGTTGCGCGAGCATTAAGCTTGTGCATTTTTTAACGCAAAAGTTAAAGCATTTTGCTTGTTTGACAGCATGATTACTTTGAAAATCCTGAATGCAAACAGACTAATAATTGGACGGGCAAAGTCCCAGAACTGAAAAATTCAAAGGTGGGGGTCACTTGTAAGTAAGTTGAGGTACCACtgacgtgacttttttttttcttggccaaTGAGCTCCCCTCGTgtcaatttttcttttcaatagaataaaaaaaggtttgaatAAGCCTTCCTCCTACCTGCTATTGAGCTGCGAAGCCCGACGGTGAAGAAGAGGAGCAgcgtccatccatccttcctccGCATCCTGCCCCTCGTCCGACGTCTTCTCGGCCTCCTTTCCTTCCCTCCTGCCGCTGCCCCTCCTAATCAATCAGGAACGAAGCCTTCAATCAATTCAAGTGACAAATTTCCAAGCGAGCAGAGACGCCACGcgcgttgttttgttttttttgtttttttttttctggatggcGGAAAACGACAACGGGCAGGGAGGGAAGAAAAATTCCCCTCTAATTATCGCACGTTGACTCTTCCCTCCCACCCTgtactcttttttccccctcactttCTCTCCCCTCCTTCCACCTCCTCTTTTGCTCTCTCCTTCCTTCCTCTTGATGAAACTCCAGCCACCTCATTTCTCTTGTAATTAGCAGTATTAAGCGACTACTCGAGTAAGTGCGGGAAATTACACAAAGACATAAACGCGTCATTACAAATGAGCACTTGTGCCTTCTTTAgtttgtgcacacacacacatacacacacctacatgcacacacacacacacacacacacagtcaaagcATGCTAGGACAGGACGAAACTGCTGCTCAACCAATAAAAAGATGCTTCTGAAGATTCCTGTGTGTCTTTGCCATGCCAttctacacacgcacacgtgcagGCACACAATAAAAGTAAAACGTAAAAATGGTCTCACTCCTAATttggtcaccaaaaaaaaaaaaacacctataAAAGTTGAAAAAGCGGCCATTTGCTTTTGGAAAGACATTTCGTTTATGGGGGTGAAAAAGGCAGCTGGGATTAGAGCACACCGAACACACGTTTTCCAtaaatgcagctttttttttttttttttgactaaaaTTGGGAATTTGCTTCTTCCCCGGGAGCTAAATGTCGTAAAAATGTGATCTTATTGATAGAATGTACTCCACGTTTCAAGAAAATACATTTACTGGTCACGCAGATGCGAGTGGATGAAAATTTACTTGCGCCGTCTCAAATTTCAGGAACAAAATGCCACCAAGGTCCATGTGGAGCCGTGTATTTAAAGAAAGAATGTACTTTTCTTCATGATTCAGTttatggtggtgggggggggggggggggggtccaaaatGACCCATTGACCTGAGATGGGTCTTGCTCCTGAAAAAAATGGCTAAAAGCACTCGTCAGACCCcacaaacaaataatttctCTTTGCGTTTGTTTCTCTTTGtcaataaaaacattcattcattcattcatcttcctaaccgcttgatcctcactagggtctcggggggtgctggagcctatcccagccgtctttgggcagtaggcgggggacaccctgaatcggttgccagccaatcgcagggcacacagaaacgaacaaccatccacgcccacactcacacttagggacaatttagagcgtccaatcagcctgccacgcatgttttgggaatgtgggaggataccggagcacccggagaaaagccacgcaggcccggggaggagaacatgcaaactccacacagggaggggccggagctggaatcgaacccggtacctctgcactgtgaagccgacgtgctaaccactgggctaccgggccgcccataaataaaaacagaaaaaaaaaaaaagaagggggagGCCGTGCCGCAGCGGACCCGAGCCGCGGGACTCACCGAGCTTAATCCGCCGGCGTCTTGTCCATGTGACTTTGATCCTCTTAGGGCGCGGGCACTCATCCCGCGCCGCCTCGGCCTTCAGCGGACACAGATGGCGAGCGGCGGCCAGAAAGTGGTTTTGATCACCGGCTGCTCGTCGGGCATCGGCCTGAGGATGGCCGTCATGCTGGCCAAGGACGCGGACAAGCGCTACCATGGTAGGGGGAAGATACCTTGCAAtaataatgggggggggggggggagggggggttgttgaGGGCTATTCTGGGACGCTAATACCAATACGTCAAGTATCTCATGCGCGCAGAGAGTCCGCCAAGGCTACTTTGCGTTACATTTGACGCACGTGAGCGTCTTTAGCATCAAGCTTCATCCGATCCGTCCATTGACACCACTTCAGCCAGTGAACTCAGTTTGACACGGCGCGGCGTAGCGACCGTCCGTCTTTTTATAGCCTGGTCGAGCCGTAatctcccatccatccatccatccatccatcatctaccgcttatccggggccgggtcgcgggggcaacagctttagcagggaagcccagacttccctctccctagctacttcttccagctctccccgggggatcccgagtcgttcccaggcaagctgggtgacatagtctctccagcgtgtcctgggtcttccttggggtctcctcccggtgggatatgcccggaacacctcactggggaggcgctcaggaggcatccgaatcagatgcccaagccacctcatctggctcctctcgatgtggaggagaagcggctcgactcggagcccctcccagatgaccgagcttctcaccttatctctaagggagagcccggacaccctgcggagaaaactcatttcggccgcttgtatccgtaaTCTCCCCTTCGCTGGAAATCGCACAAGTGGAGATCGTCACAAAATTAGTCGCGTGGCGAACGAAGTGCTGTGTTATGACAGTCAAAGGCAATTCAAGTAGCGCCGGAGGGTATTTGCTTTGCTTGCTCCGTCCGCAGTGGTGGCTACCATGCGGGACCTGAAGCGCAAGGACAAGTTGGTGGAAGCCGCCGGCGAGGCGTATGGGAAAACGCTCTCTCTGGCCGTGCTGGACGTGTGCAGCGACCAGTCGGTCAAACGGTGCATCGACGGCATCAAGGATCGCCACGTCGATGTCCTGAGTGAGTCGCCCGGCGTGCTGCGACCAGAAACACCGCAGACTCCGACGATGTCGTGACCTACCCGAGCCAATTCACGGAAccaagtttgtgtttttttctcccccccccatcccgaCTAGTCAACAACGCGGGCATCGGCCTGGTGGGCCCCCTGGAGAGCATTCCTATCGAGGAGATGAAGAAGGTGTTCGAAACCAACGTCTTCGGCGTGATCCGAATGATCAAGGaagtgatgcctgacatgaagaGACGCAAAGGGGGGCACATCATCGTGGTCAGCAGTGTCATGGGACTCCAAGGTGGGCGGCGGCCACTTCCGAGAGCCGCACTCAAGAAcgctgggaggggggggaaatgtGTTCAACTTTACTCACAAATTCACTCGCTTAGTGTGGACTCTTGGCCTTTTTTAGTCAAAACGCGAAGCGATTGTTCTGTCGTATCAATGGCAACAATTCAgtgtgctgccatctagtggaagagaagTTAAGGTCACGCCCTCTCACGACCAACGACCAactgctggcatagatagacgGATGAACATTCATCCTTTATtgtaaattaacaaaaaaaaaatcttttacgGACCGATTCCACTCCTATATACAAGAGAGCCtcttttggttgtttttctttcgacCAGGAGTGGTCTTCAACGACGTCTACGCGGCTTCCAAGTTTGCCATGGAGGGCTTCTGCGAGAGTCTGGCCGTGCAGCTGCTCAAGTTCAACGTCACGTGAGTAAGCATCATTTGATATGTCAGGAATCCTTACACTggaggtgaccccccccccccacccccaccccctaggACCCTCTCACAATTTGAACACCAATTATTCATAAATACAGTGTGGTCCCCTTAACGCCACGTTGACCCGGATTAGCAAAAGCTCCCCGAAAGCTACGCCCGAGGGAGCCTTGGAGCTCAGTTTTTGAGAACCGCCGTTCATACATAATACCGAATTGTGATGCCATATTTGGCGGTTTTGCCTTCTCAGCTTGTCGATGATCGAGCCCGGCCCAGTTCACACGGAGTTTGAGGCCAAGATGATACAAGACGTGCGGCAGAAGGAGTACCCGGGGACCGACCCGGACACTGTGCACGACTTCAAGAACGTCTACCTGCCGTCTTCCGTGGACATTTTTGAGACGTTGGGACAAACGCCGGATGACATAGCCAGAGTAagaccttattttattttttttttggacacgagTACTGTATACATGCTCCTGCTTCAGTCCACAGTGCGAGTACTCTTGCCacggctgccattttttttttcacagtgcaCCAAGAAGGTGATGGAAGCCAGCAGTCCGCGATTCCGCAATCTCACCAACCCTTTGTACACGCCCATAGTGGCCCTCAAGTACGCCGACGAGACGGGCGGCCTGTCGGTCCGCGCCTTCTACCACATGCTCTTCAACCTGGGCTCGCTCATGCACATCAGCATGAGCGCCATGAAGTACCTCACCTGCGGCTGTCTGAGGAGCCGCGCCGTGTCGCCAAACTAAGGAAGCCGAACAACTTAGCTGGGGAATGACTTCATCTCAGCTAAGACTACATCATCACGAGGGCTGCAGCCGGTGTtggtgtcatattttttttttgcatatacaACTGCAGTAATAAACCAATCCctgccatttgagcatttgacGAAGGCAAGGAATTTAATGTTTGttataaatgtattgttttaactttgttttttgtttttttaatgtccgtTTTTTACTTTATGCAGAGCACTTTGTTTGGGAGTACAGCTTTagctttttaaatataaatacagttgaattgaGTAATTAGCAATCAGAATGTTGATAAGCCATTCATGACATTAGCTTGGCTTAATGTAGCGTTCGACATTAGTTTTGCTTAATTTAGCATAAATGGTTGCAACAGACGATTtatatcaagtatcaagtacaactataaatactgttgacttgactttattgtcaattttgttgtaaatgtatatatcaataaatacataaatattaataatgaattattattactattaaaaataataatgaaataaactAAGCGCTCCTGTCACTGAACtatggatgtttgaaaacagaaagaaaaggcGAGTCATATGTTCGTCTAATTTATTTTCACACAATctgccttgaaaatgaatttagaatgttgattaGGACTTGAAAACACTACAAGATCTCTCCAAATTCCATTTCAAATTTGACAACTGTAAAATGTTGGGCACCATTCAAATCTCCAGAAAGTCGCCTTTTAAAAGATCTTGTTTTAAATGTCATGTTCACACCAGACGACGTGCATcagcgatttgttttgacagatgacGGACATGTGATTAACCCAAATTAAATTCAGAATTGGAAGATCCAAGGGGAATTATGAGCGTCAACTCCACTCGAGAAGTTCCAATTCACCAATTCTCCCGCTGATACTAATTGCGTGAGGCTGTCGTCATCTTCCTCGGACTGATCGATTATTCGGAAATAGATTGCTTTGACGTTGGGTGCAACGCGTAAATTCTTCCGCCGTCTTGCAGCGATGAATGATGTCCGTGCATGCCAAGAAGGCGAAGCGGGAGGCGGTGGGGAGGAGAATTGAAGCCCGAAAGCGAACATGTCTCCTCAGCGGCTGAGCACCTGAcgtctaaaaaaaataagtgtcaaTGGTGTCCACGCTGAGCGGCGCTGCTGACATTTCAGACGTCGAAGGAGCGAAAAGTTCACCAGGTGGGAGGATAAATAATTTAGCACCATGTAGCATGTAGGCTAATTGGTACGTCGCCAGGTGATCTTCAACGTCACAGTTCTGTTCGTGGCGAAAATTTCTCCCAGTCTGCTGGTTCGCcgttattttattctattttattttattttttacgaaatgcacccaaatttcgttgtatgctatacaatgacaatacaGGCGATTCTGATTCCGTGTATGTCCACCATGAGTGATCGGAGGGATATTTTAACTGCTATGAATCAACAGCATGACTCAAGAAAGTATCTCCTTTCCGGATCGCTTTCAAACGCCTCACTctgaagatttttaaaaaaaaattctgtgaaCTCCACTCTTTCGTAATTGTATAAAAACCgtcagacataaaaaaaaatatataataattttaaGAACGATTATTAGCTCAAggacgtttgtcatttgtattaCGTTTCAcgatttaaaatgaataaaaacgatTTCTATCATTTATGTGTAGAACTTTCAGGTACAGTAATACTGTATAAAATGTGTTTATGTTGCTcatgtacagttttttttactacatttttattttaactaaatatagaaatgtatttaattataACAACATTTCTGGGCAACATTTTAcagtgaaaacacaaaaaaatcaagcgtaGGTCATGCTCTGTCTCCATTTTGTTGGTCAACGTTTCAATGCAGGCCAGGCCGAGGAAGACCTCGCGATGGCGTCGGCAGCGGTCGGCATGTCCGATCTGTCTGACGAGATCCTTCTGCACATCCTGCGCCACGTGCCCGTGTGCGACCTGCTCACCAACGTGGCGCCCGTCTGCCAACGGCTGCAAACGCTGTGCCGCGACAAGAGTCTGCTAGCGCACGTATGCCTGACAGAGGAGTACACGGTACGCACACGGGCAGAATAATAGATGGACATGCATGTCACACGCAGGGAGACAAACGGGTGTACAGTTCGTTTATCTGTCATCTTCCTCATATTTGTCCCCTCTTCTTGCGCAGATGGATGATCAGACGGTTTGCCACACCCTGCGGCAGCTGTCGAATCACGTGCAGTCCCTGAGCCTCAACGGCGTCTATTGGCTGAACAGCGGCGCGGTGGACTCGGTGGGACGCTGCAAGGCGGTGACGCGTCTGGACCTGAGCGGGTGCCGGATGACGGCGTCGCGCCTCTCTCGCTTGGTGTCCTCGCTGCCTCTGCTGCGCTCGCTGGCCTTCGACGTGCAGCCGGGCTTCGACGCCGGCAAGTTGGCGGGAGAGGCGGTGGACCGACTCAGCCGCTTGGCCGAGCTGCGGCAGACCTTGCTGACCCCCAGCTACGGCGTGGTGCCCTGCTGCGCTCAGCTTCGCAAGTAAGGACCGCGCGGGAGCCACCCGACCATTTCTAGGTCTTCATTCTTAGTGTCCAGGATGGACTTTGGCCATCCTACAACATTTattgtaaattattattatttttaatcagttcacgataaaaaaataactaaaaggaaattctgaatgaaaatgtcattaaaagtaaaaaaaattgattcaatttttttggggggggggttgtggcgtAGAACATTTAAATTTATAATTGAATTCACATATGttcagaaaaaatatttgtagTAAGGGTGATGTTTCCTGTCAAAATTAATTGTGGTAAAAAGTATAAAATGAAACGcacaaataaatagaaaaaaatgtaaatcaaatgtCAAGCTTAGATTACAACGGAAAATGAAATTAAACCATGAagaatgatgtaaaaaaataggTGCAAATTAACATCAAAAGAAttgtatgaaaaataatttgtacaGGTAAATTCATATGACATTACAGTGAATGTGtttaaatttcaaatgtaagatacgctttttaaaaatgcatgaaaattaaTGTCAAAACTAAAACACCAATTATAACTGCACATGTTAGCATGTACAGTTAAACCATGCACAAAAATcggaattaaattaaaaatatgtgcTTTGTCAGGCAATTTTTTAAAGTTCTAAGGCTAAAAAtaggtttaaaaacaaaaatttaatTCAAGAGTTTTGTTCAGAAGAAATATTTCACAGATATCCAATTACAGACATATGTAATTTTGTGAATTGTATATCATTTGTAAATTTATATAGATTTAAAATGCATGTTTCAGTACATATAATACAAATAGAAAATTCAAGTAAAATGACAATAGAAAGTTTTAAAGTATCATATCGgctaaattacaaaataaaatgcaatggtctgtgtaaaaaaaatgatattgattaaatataaaaaataacaatcataataataataataataattaaatgatgtgaaggtaaattgtaaatagtactgcgatttatccatttgtgttcatattgtatttaattgaaagatgtttgttgttgttttttttttttctcttcttctttctacatacattcttgctgctggaggctgtaaatttccccagtgtgagacgaataaaggatattatcttatcttatcttatcttatcttatgattcAAAGCAATCCTGCCTGTTTCGTCTGCAATATAGAGCACGAAACTGGGACGGTATTTTTTCCACACGGCTTACTCTCATGCGAGTAAGATGCAAAAGTATTGCGTTGCGTTTGTGTGCCGTCAGGCTGGCGCTGCAGTTCGACATCTCGGACGTGACCAGGGAGGGCACCGGCGTCAGCTGCCACCTGATGGTGGGTCAGAGCAGCGTGCCGCACTACGAGCGGCTGGAGGAGTTCAGCGCCCGACTGGCTCCGGGAGaggttcgccccccccccaaaacccacGAGTATTTTTACATCCATTTCACTTTTACGATAGTGATACATTTTTAGAAACAACAATTTGCCGACAAAAGCCACGAAAGGCGACGTTTGTTTTGCGCTTTAGGTCAACCAGACCTTGCTGCTGCTCTACCTGGCCGTGTTTAGTGTTCACGTTCCGGAGCGCCTGCGCGTTTTCCTGGTGTCCGTCCCCGGCGCCAACCCGGCCCGCTGGCCCACCGCCCCCTCCTTGGCGCAGAGCTTGGGCCTGCGAGGCGACCT encodes:
- the LOC127613136 gene encoding retinol dehydrogenase 8-like, translating into MASGGQKVVLITGCSSGIGLRMAVMLAKDADKRYHVVATMRDLKRKDKLVEAAGEAYGKTLSLAVLDVCSDQSVKRCIDGIKDRHVDVLINNAGIGLVGPLESIPIEEMKKVFETNVFGVIRMIKEVMPDMKRRKGGHIIVVSSVMGLQGVVFNDVYAASKFAMEGFCESLAVQLLKFNVTLSMIEPGPVHTEFEAKMIQDVRQKEYPGTDPDTVHDFKNVYLPSSVDIFETLGQTPDDIARCTKKVMEASSPRFRNLTNPLYTPIVALKYADETGGLSVRAFYHMLFNLGSLMHISMSAMKYLTCGCLRSRAVSPN